A genomic segment from Leptospira yasudae encodes:
- the ybeY gene encoding rRNA maturation RNase YbeY produces the protein MADSPCDLSLLLISDIDMREINLLRRGKDKTTDVLSFPLEFDAAPLSAVLTERKNSDPSSFPPIALGEIVISVDTLRRQAAEIGHSEKDEFYRLLVHGFLHLLGYDHERGEEEERIMKEKEDECLEALLDL, from the coding sequence CTGGCCGATTCTCCCTGCGACTTAAGTCTGCTTTTGATAAGCGACATCGATATGCGAGAAATCAATCTTCTTCGTCGAGGCAAGGATAAGACGACCGACGTCCTTTCGTTTCCTCTCGAATTCGACGCGGCGCCTTTAAGCGCGGTTCTAACCGAAAGAAAAAACTCCGATCCGTCTTCGTTTCCCCCGATCGCGTTAGGCGAAATTGTGATCTCCGTCGATACTCTCCGCAGACAAGCCGCGGAAATCGGTCATTCCGAAAAGGATGAATTCTATCGTCTGCTCGTTCACGGTTTTTTACATCTTCTCGGATACGATCACGAACGGGGAGAGGAAGAGGAACGAATCATGAAAGAGAAGGAAGACGAATGTCTGGAAGCGCTTCTGGATCTTTAA
- the recO gene encoding DNA repair protein RecO — protein MSGSASGSLKKTRGIVLESRTILEGDAIIRLLPEEGQVENFRIRGIRKSKTRPIASVEPGSFSSVDYYNAKNREVHNVKEISLLNRFDRAKSGYIGMVLVSYLVELASAFTPDGAEHPGEFRLLSGALEELEENGPSALILPFFKLRLLVSGGFLSKELLCHSCGTELKEMTSVTLQTSPLELVCGNCLHSDQNDLGFVQWIQTFLMLRFRDLKERKISVETLLDLDRICNRMLEPILHKKLKSSTTLYEALGENLGKLS, from the coding sequence ATGTCTGGAAGCGCTTCTGGATCTTTAAAAAAGACGCGTGGGATCGTTTTGGAATCGAGGACGATCCTAGAAGGGGACGCGATCATCCGGCTTCTTCCCGAAGAAGGACAAGTGGAGAATTTCCGCATCCGCGGAATCCGAAAAAGCAAAACGAGACCGATCGCTTCGGTGGAACCCGGCTCGTTTTCGAGCGTGGATTATTACAACGCAAAGAATCGAGAAGTTCACAACGTGAAGGAGATTTCCCTCTTGAATCGTTTCGATCGAGCCAAGTCGGGTTATATCGGAATGGTCCTCGTTTCTTATCTTGTCGAACTTGCCTCCGCGTTTACACCGGACGGCGCCGAACATCCGGGGGAGTTTCGTCTTCTTTCCGGGGCTCTGGAAGAGTTGGAGGAGAACGGTCCCTCCGCGCTCATTCTCCCTTTTTTCAAACTGCGTCTGCTCGTTTCGGGAGGCTTTCTTTCCAAGGAACTTCTTTGTCATTCTTGCGGGACGGAGTTGAAGGAAATGACTTCGGTCACTCTTCAGACTTCTCCCTTGGAACTCGTCTGCGGGAATTGTCTGCATTCGGATCAGAACGATCTCGGTTTCGTGCAATGGATTCAGACTTTTCTGATGCTTCGTTTTAGGGATCTGAAGGAGAGAAAAATATCCGTTGAAACTCTTCTGGACCTCGACAGAATTTGCAATCGAATGCTCGAACCGATCCTGCATAAAAAACTGAAATCATCGACGACGCTTTACGAGGCGTTAGGGGAGAATCTTGGAAAACTTTCTTAA
- the argS gene encoding arginine--tRNA ligase, with translation MKENETLKQIVLKALEDGVRELSNSFPDVDWNSLKIKIEYSREEKFGDYSTSFALENSKILKKNPVQVSGDLVSILQKRTDLFETVDFTPPGFVNFRIAPSFLLHFIETSVLSGNFFPKVFDPLKINLEFVSANPTGPLNIVSARAAANGDAMASLLKAIGHKVDKEFYINDYGNQVFLLGVSTLVRIREIKGETSSIQEPEDQTSIETILEKNILPSEGYRGEYIKDIASSLLQDSEKSPKIETLLKEKKYRELAELCSAWTVESNLIWQRKDLDAFGVEFDNYFSEKTLHDANKVLSVMKDLETSGKIFEEDGKKIFRSTEYGDDKDRVVVRDDGRPTYLLADIAYHKNKIERGYDRIFDIWGPDHHGYIARLAGAVQSLGYKKENFKVIIAQQVNLLESGQKVKMSKRAGSFQTMSDLIGFLGKNGRDVGRYFFVMRSLDAPLDFDLDLAKDESDKNPVFYLQYAHARICSIFREVGNETSKEDAALLEMSDERKRLLFWIARFPEEIFDAANAMEPHRVTNYLQSFAKTFTSFYLGKNNRLKEASPSVRLGLARICLAAKNVLSEGLALIGVSAPERMDKES, from the coding sequence ATGAAAGAAAATGAAACTCTAAAACAGATCGTATTAAAAGCCCTCGAGGACGGGGTTCGTGAATTGTCCAATTCGTTTCCGGACGTGGATTGGAATTCCCTTAAAATCAAGATCGAATATTCGCGAGAGGAAAAATTCGGGGATTACTCGACTTCGTTCGCATTAGAAAATTCTAAAATTCTAAAAAAGAATCCGGTGCAGGTTTCGGGAGATCTCGTCTCGATCCTTCAAAAAAGAACCGATCTTTTTGAGACGGTGGATTTTACTCCCCCCGGCTTCGTGAATTTCAGAATCGCTCCGTCGTTTTTGCTTCATTTTATCGAAACGTCCGTATTGTCCGGAAACTTTTTTCCGAAGGTCTTCGATCCTCTGAAAATCAATCTTGAATTCGTTTCGGCAAATCCTACCGGTCCGCTCAATATCGTTTCGGCAAGAGCGGCGGCCAACGGAGATGCGATGGCTTCCTTGTTGAAAGCGATCGGTCACAAGGTCGACAAGGAATTCTACATCAACGATTACGGGAATCAGGTTTTTCTTCTCGGAGTTTCGACTCTGGTTAGGATTCGCGAAATCAAGGGTGAAACCTCTTCGATTCAGGAACCCGAGGATCAGACTTCGATCGAAACGATTCTGGAAAAGAACATTCTTCCGTCCGAAGGATACAGGGGAGAATATATTAAGGATATTGCAAGTTCTCTTCTACAGGATTCGGAAAAGTCTCCTAAGATAGAAACCCTCCTCAAGGAAAAGAAATACCGCGAACTCGCGGAGCTTTGTTCCGCTTGGACCGTCGAAAGCAATCTGATCTGGCAAAGAAAGGATCTGGATGCGTTCGGAGTGGAATTCGACAATTACTTCAGCGAGAAAACGCTTCACGACGCAAACAAGGTTTTGTCCGTGATGAAGGATCTCGAAACATCCGGAAAAATCTTCGAAGAGGATGGTAAGAAGATTTTTCGATCCACCGAATACGGAGACGACAAGGATCGGGTCGTAGTAAGAGACGACGGAAGACCCACGTATCTTCTCGCTGACATCGCCTATCATAAAAATAAGATCGAAAGGGGATACGATCGTATCTTCGATATCTGGGGACCGGACCACCACGGTTATATTGCGAGACTCGCAGGTGCGGTTCAATCCCTCGGATACAAAAAGGAAAACTTCAAGGTCATCATCGCGCAACAGGTCAATCTTCTCGAATCGGGACAAAAAGTGAAGATGAGCAAACGCGCGGGTTCGTTCCAGACGATGAGCGATCTCATCGGATTTCTCGGTAAGAACGGAAGGGACGTCGGACGTTACTTTTTCGTAATGCGTTCCCTCGACGCTCCTCTCGATTTCGATCTCGATCTTGCAAAGGACGAATCGGATAAGAATCCCGTTTTTTATCTGCAATACGCGCACGCGAGAATCTGTTCGATCTTTCGCGAAGTCGGAAACGAAACTTCGAAAGAAGACGCTGCTTTATTAGAAATGTCTGATGAACGGAAGAGGCTTCTATTCTGGATCGCGCGGTTTCCGGAGGAAATTTTCGACGCAGCCAACGCGATGGAACCGCATCGGGTAACGAACTATCTACAGAGTTTCGCGAAAACCTTCACGAGTTTTTATTTAGGAAAGAACAATCGACTCAAAGAGGCTTCTCCGTCCGTTCGTCTGGGGCTTGCAAGAATCTGTCTCGCGGCTAAGAACGTTCTTTCCGAAGGACTGGCCTTGATCGGAGTTTCTGCTCCGGAACGGATGGACAAGGAAAGCTGA